In one window of Paraflavitalea soli DNA:
- a CDS encoding glycosyltransferase: MRILLLMDPAIPVPPKHYGGIERVIADIANKYAEMGHEVTLVAGPNSISPGRLIQYGENADIQSIKINYSLLGTVARILYKEIGNHDVIHNFGRLAWLFPIAWSRIRKVQTYMRYITPSNISGLNKMRVRNLTYTAVSDAIVRTGQPGGGDWKTVYNCAPVSQFSFNATVDVDNAPLVFLGRLERCKGAHSAIQAARLTGRKLIIAGNISPLKEEQEYFEKELKPQFDGEQIQYIGVVDNVQKNALLGKAAAMLLPIEWYEPFPVVLPEAFACGTPIIAFRNGGVPEGIQHGKTGFLCDTVEEMASFISELGTIKRADCRVEAEDKYSDHRIALDYLNIYTQQLS; encoded by the coding sequence ATGCGCATTTTATTGTTAATGGATCCCGCTATTCCAGTGCCCCCAAAGCATTATGGTGGAATAGAGCGGGTAATTGCAGATATTGCTAATAAGTATGCAGAGATGGGACACGAAGTGACCTTGGTGGCAGGCCCTAACTCAATATCTCCCGGAAGATTAATTCAATATGGAGAGAATGCAGATATACAATCTATCAAGATCAATTACTCGTTGCTGGGAACGGTAGCCCGTATTTTGTACAAAGAGATAGGTAATCATGACGTGATCCATAATTTTGGCCGACTGGCCTGGTTATTCCCGATTGCATGGTCACGTATCCGGAAAGTACAAACCTATATGCGATACATCACTCCTTCCAATATCAGTGGCCTGAATAAAATGCGTGTACGTAACCTCACTTATACAGCAGTCTCTGATGCCATAGTCAGAACCGGGCAGCCCGGAGGAGGTGATTGGAAAACAGTTTATAATTGTGCGCCTGTAAGCCAATTTAGTTTTAATGCCACAGTTGATGTAGATAACGCTCCCTTGGTATTCCTGGGAAGATTGGAAAGATGTAAAGGAGCACATAGCGCTATTCAGGCGGCCAGACTTACCGGGCGAAAACTTATTATTGCAGGTAATATCTCACCGCTGAAAGAAGAACAGGAGTATTTTGAAAAAGAACTGAAACCTCAGTTTGACGGCGAACAAATACAGTACATTGGGGTCGTAGATAATGTGCAAAAAAATGCTTTATTGGGCAAAGCTGCAGCCATGCTATTACCCATAGAATGGTACGAGCCTTTCCCGGTAGTATTACCCGAAGCATTTGCCTGTGGTACTCCCATTATCGCATTTAGGAATGGTGGTGTCCCGGAAGGCATTCAGCATGGCAAAACGGGTTTTTTATGTGATACAGTAGAGGAGATGGCATCGTTTATTAGCGAGCTGGGCACTATTAAGCGGGCAGATTGCCGGGTTGAGGCAGAAGATAAATATAGCGACCACCGCATTGCACTCGACTACTTAAATATTTATACACAACAATTATCATAA
- a CDS encoding FkbM family methyltransferase has protein sequence MASLLSLIPDSVKRKIKLQLGAPHIYWSIENLKRNGFAPKVIADVGAYEGEFTTEVYKTFPDATFYMFEANPQKEAGLKEVTGKYPGHTKLFMNCLGSKAGQDVSFHLMETASSVLDEHFDQHVPAIALKTETLDNIFSKEGIVKVDMIKLDVQGYEVEILKGFEKYLPTLDVIVTEVSLLDIHKGVPLFRDVVNFMYDYGFVAYDICSVSARRPLDQALWQTDLIFVKENSAFRADKRYA, from the coding sequence ATGGCCAGTTTATTATCTCTGATACCAGACTCAGTAAAACGTAAGATAAAATTGCAATTAGGTGCTCCACATATATATTGGAGCATTGAAAACCTGAAACGCAATGGCTTTGCACCAAAAGTAATTGCTGATGTGGGTGCTTACGAAGGTGAGTTTACTACCGAGGTGTATAAGACATTTCCGGATGCTACATTCTATATGTTTGAGGCCAATCCGCAGAAAGAAGCAGGGCTGAAAGAAGTGACAGGAAAATACCCCGGCCACACTAAATTGTTTATGAATTGTCTGGGAAGTAAAGCAGGTCAGGATGTGTCCTTTCACCTTATGGAAACAGCCAGCTCTGTGCTGGATGAACATTTTGATCAACATGTTCCGGCTATAGCATTAAAAACAGAAACCCTGGATAATATTTTTTCAAAGGAAGGGATTGTCAAGGTAGATATGATCAAGTTAGATGTGCAAGGTTATGAAGTAGAAATATTAAAAGGCTTTGAAAAATACCTGCCTACTCTGGATGTAATTGTAACGGAGGTATCATTATTGGATATTCATAAAGGGGTACCTCTGTTTAGGGATGTTGTCAATTTTATGTATGATTACGGATTTGTGGCCTATGATATTTGCTCAGTTTCAGCAAGACGTCCACTGGACCAGGCTTTGTGGCAAACCGATCTGATCTTTGTGAAAGAAAATTCTGCTTTCAGGGCCGATAAGAGATATGCGTAA
- a CDS encoding glycosyltransferase family protein, giving the protein MDWAVKTDKILFEKGDLDRNDFILIGGSPSHRRLQYWFSRIIHKVSRQMMGAWPGLFAAFAIARPAYFLWRASRKVKADLYMAHNLGALPPAVWAARKHKAAAGFDLEDLYSGQFDPSFDKMHATAVFLEKKFLPACNFLIAASPLIAEAYEPLVNRPIPVINNVFSKAFLHLPVKRVDKTLRLFWFSQTVGENRGLETIVQAIKLLPDYDIQFHVMGSCSDDFRQRLSNMAHNSEAIHFLPPVPADDLFSVAASYDIGMASEVPHNENRDRCLTNKLFVYLTAGNCVLASDTKAQRLFMEQHPGIGHLYGHNNPAELAGYLETFYNKPDYLQQCKQQAYELAIEKYNWESEEGLLMSQIRNIPGLS; this is encoded by the coding sequence GTGGATTGGGCCGTAAAAACGGATAAAATACTTTTTGAAAAGGGTGATCTGGATAGGAATGATTTCATCCTGATTGGAGGCAGTCCTTCACATCGGCGGCTGCAATATTGGTTTTCCCGTATTATACATAAAGTAAGCAGGCAAATGATGGGGGCCTGGCCTGGCTTATTTGCTGCATTTGCTATTGCAAGACCAGCTTATTTCTTGTGGCGGGCATCCCGAAAGGTCAAAGCCGATCTTTACATGGCCCATAACCTCGGTGCTTTGCCCCCGGCTGTGTGGGCCGCCCGTAAACATAAAGCAGCAGCCGGATTTGACCTGGAAGATCTGTACAGCGGGCAATTTGATCCGTCTTTCGATAAAATGCATGCCACCGCAGTATTCCTTGAAAAGAAGTTTTTGCCAGCTTGTAACTTCCTTATAGCCGCTTCGCCACTTATTGCAGAAGCTTACGAGCCCCTTGTGAATAGGCCTATTCCCGTTATCAATAATGTGTTTAGTAAAGCATTTTTGCACCTCCCCGTAAAAAGGGTTGACAAAACTTTACGTTTATTCTGGTTCTCACAAACGGTAGGCGAAAACAGGGGACTTGAAACCATTGTTCAGGCTATAAAACTGCTTCCGGATTACGATATTCAGTTTCATGTTATGGGAAGTTGTTCAGATGATTTTCGGCAACGGCTAAGTAATATGGCGCACAACAGTGAGGCAATTCATTTTTTACCCCCTGTGCCGGCGGATGACTTGTTTAGCGTAGCCGCCTCATATGATATTGGCATGGCTTCAGAAGTGCCTCATAATGAGAACAGAGACCGGTGCCTCACTAATAAACTTTTTGTATATCTCACTGCTGGCAACTGTGTTTTGGCATCGGATACAAAAGCGCAACGGTTATTTATGGAGCAACATCCTGGCATCGGTCATTTATATGGTCATAACAATCCTGCAGAGTTAGCCGGTTATTTGGAGACCTTTTACAATAAGCCCGATTATTTACAACAGTGCAAACAGCAGGCCTATGAGCTTGCAATAGAAAAGTATAACTGGGAATCAGAAGAAGGTTTATTGATGTCACAAATAAGAAACATTCCTGGTCTATCATGA
- a CDS encoding glycosyltransferase family protein, with protein sequence MKKILIISPHFPPSNLAAVHRSRLFAQHLPAFGWQPVILTVHEEYYEEALDHNLAKLLPEELSIEKVSAFKVSRPRLIGDIGLRAFFQLYKRAKKIIREQKIDFLYIPIPSFYVALLGRWLHNSTGVRYGIDYIDPWVHNFPGSNKFFSRHWFSTRLSGLLEPIAIRKASLITGVAEGYYKGVQERNLHLAGECLFGAMPYGGEKRDHEKVKELGLHPYLFVQRPGKLQLVYAGAMLPKAYEPLEKILQAIASMPAMFENLEIHFIGTGKTPDDPEGYNIKPLAEKYGLWQKVIFEYPKRIPYLDVLVHLNMSQGVLILGSTEMHYTPSKVFQGILSGKPLLAVLHKDSTALQVIESTGAGICYPIDPDHLDKLVEGFNKTYASYISWIESFQPASVKMEVFEQYSAFSITNTLAKLLDRAYA encoded by the coding sequence ATGAAGAAGATCCTGATTATTTCGCCTCACTTTCCACCCTCTAACCTGGCTGCAGTACACCGTTCCAGATTATTTGCACAACATTTACCTGCATTTGGCTGGCAGCCTGTTATATTGACAGTGCATGAAGAGTATTATGAGGAAGCACTGGATCATAATCTTGCAAAATTATTGCCGGAAGAACTGTCTATAGAAAAGGTATCAGCGTTTAAAGTTAGTCGGCCCCGGCTGATTGGCGATATTGGACTACGTGCTTTTTTTCAATTGTATAAAAGGGCAAAGAAGATTATCCGGGAACAGAAGATTGATTTTTTATATATTCCTATCCCCTCATTTTATGTGGCACTATTGGGGAGGTGGCTACACAATTCTACCGGTGTAAGGTATGGCATCGATTATATCGATCCTTGGGTGCATAATTTTCCGGGTAGTAATAAATTTTTTTCAAGGCATTGGTTTAGCACCCGTTTATCGGGCTTGCTGGAGCCCATAGCTATCAGGAAAGCATCTCTTATCACGGGTGTAGCAGAAGGATATTATAAAGGCGTGCAGGAGCGAAATCTTCATTTGGCAGGTGAATGTTTGTTTGGTGCAATGCCATACGGAGGTGAGAAGAGAGATCATGAGAAAGTAAAGGAATTAGGATTACATCCCTACCTGTTTGTCCAAAGGCCCGGTAAGCTACAGTTGGTGTATGCGGGAGCTATGTTGCCTAAAGCGTATGAACCTTTGGAAAAGATATTGCAAGCTATTGCATCAATGCCTGCCATGTTTGAGAATCTGGAGATCCACTTTATTGGTACTGGTAAAACGCCTGATGATCCGGAAGGATACAATATAAAGCCATTGGCTGAAAAGTATGGATTGTGGCAAAAGGTAATTTTCGAGTATCCCAAACGCATTCCTTATCTGGATGTATTAGTGCATTTGAATATGAGTCAGGGAGTGCTGATATTGGGCAGTACAGAAATGCATTATACGCCTTCTAAAGTATTTCAGGGAATTTTATCCGGTAAACCTTTGCTGGCCGTTCTTCATAAAGATTCAACTGCATTGCAAGTGATAGAAAGTACCGGAGCTGGCATTTGTTATCCAATAGATCCTGATCATTTAGATAAGCTGGTAGAAGGATTTAATAAAACATATGCCTCATATATCTCCTGGATCGAGAGCTTTCAACCTGCTTCTGTAAAGATGGAAGTGTTTGAACAGTACTCTGCCTTTTCTATAACCAATACATTGGCAAAACTATTAGATCGTGCTTATGCCTGA
- a CDS encoding aldo/keto reductase has protein sequence MPELYQKLGFGTAGLTSMKTYGSVIRLLETAFNSGITHFDTAPLYGQGYAEDLVGRFIKNKRHKLTITTKFGLGSAKPLTVPVAFALPLNYYRKALKKAPPPVQQGQIEPVTPALLPYRRITTTEIHNSLTQSLKRLQTNYIDYYFLHEGLPGFLDQDAHQYLLDQQQKGHIRFLGVATGSQNLLTLTPGELLKWDVLQYEAGSGGLQLKQQFPGKQHFIHSCLKDLNSRSIPPGITENIGGYKLAAYAKDPGNNKLLFSTRRLEILKQNLEGFKGYIQ, from the coding sequence ATGCCTGAGCTATATCAAAAATTGGGTTTTGGAACTGCCGGACTAACGAGTATGAAAACCTACGGATCAGTGATTCGGCTATTGGAAACGGCTTTCAATTCCGGTATTACTCATTTCGATACAGCTCCTTTATATGGCCAGGGGTATGCAGAAGACCTGGTGGGCAGATTTATTAAGAACAAAAGGCATAAATTAACCATCACAACTAAATTTGGTCTGGGCTCAGCAAAACCATTGACGGTCCCGGTTGCTTTTGCGCTGCCATTGAACTATTATCGGAAAGCATTAAAAAAAGCACCGCCACCCGTTCAACAGGGGCAAATTGAACCGGTAACCCCAGCTTTGTTGCCCTATCGCCGGATTACAACCACAGAGATCCATAATAGCTTAACGCAAAGCTTAAAGCGATTGCAAACAAATTATATAGATTATTATTTTTTACACGAAGGGCTGCCTGGCTTTTTGGATCAGGATGCACATCAGTATTTGCTCGACCAGCAACAAAAAGGGCATATCAGATTTTTAGGCGTTGCTACCGGAAGTCAGAACCTGCTTACATTAACTCCGGGAGAATTACTAAAATGGGATGTTCTACAATACGAGGCAGGATCTGGCGGGCTACAACTAAAGCAACAGTTTCCCGGTAAGCAGCATTTCATTCATAGTTGCCTGAAAGATTTGAATAGCAGAAGTATTCCACCGGGAATTACAGAAAACATTGGCGGATATAAGTTGGCTGCTTATGCGAAAGATCCTGGTAATAACAAGCTGCTTTTTTCTACTCGGCGACTAGAGATATTGAAGCAAAATCTTGAAGGGTTCAAAGGTTATATACAATAA
- a CDS encoding GMC oxidoreductase: MPAIDLNKEAISYSKEVSFDVVVVGAGAAGILLAVELAKRSKRVLLLESGHFSEDEKRQELNTVEQTGKTLSNAVWGRKRAIGGTTIAWGGQSLPFSPIDFEARDWVANSGWPLASNDLQEYYMQANDFMKIDTKDYDEEVLKLLGMQKPAFNNQLLRYHFSKWAPEPNFKRLYWTQLEQTVTIVYNAVLTKILLGEDGRVENIEVSNFKQDTYTIRTSQLIMATGGIETIRILLSNRHQITSGIGNHSDWLGKCFMDHPCIKVGIVATNKPYKLQSLFNTHVKNGLKYSVRLSASESLQRRHRILNGSASIMFDYPDEEFDPYAEIRRFMKTRRITSAKTVAGNINSYVFSAFAYTSRHFVYKHRAKGNLVLMLEQEPVRDSYIGLSKNIDQFGIPQARINWSVNHKTWDTVVTMSAVLGEEMSRLSLGEVHPEPYIKKDNPDWENCLTDVNHHMGGARMSSSANEGVVNKELQVWGHENLYICSAAVFPTASHSNPTLTLLALAHRLVNKIASGK; encoded by the coding sequence ATGCCGGCGATTGATTTAAATAAAGAAGCAATTTCATATTCCAAAGAAGTTTCATTCGATGTAGTGGTAGTAGGGGCAGGAGCTGCCGGTATATTGCTGGCAGTGGAACTGGCTAAAAGGAGTAAGCGTGTTTTACTGTTGGAATCCGGACATTTTTCAGAAGATGAAAAACGGCAGGAGTTGAACACGGTAGAACAAACAGGTAAAACGCTTTCGAATGCTGTTTGGGGTCGTAAACGGGCCATTGGAGGCACTACTATCGCCTGGGGTGGGCAATCATTGCCCTTTTCTCCTATTGATTTTGAAGCCAGGGATTGGGTAGCTAATAGCGGATGGCCACTTGCCAGTAATGACCTGCAGGAGTATTATATGCAGGCTAATGATTTCATGAAAATTGATACGAAAGATTACGATGAAGAAGTGCTGAAATTATTAGGGATGCAAAAGCCTGCATTTAATAATCAGCTCTTGCGGTATCATTTCTCAAAATGGGCTCCAGAGCCCAATTTTAAACGTTTGTACTGGACGCAGTTAGAGCAGACGGTTACCATCGTATATAATGCGGTATTAACAAAGATCTTGCTGGGTGAGGATGGCAGGGTCGAAAATATTGAAGTAAGTAATTTTAAGCAGGATACATACACCATAAGGACCAGCCAGTTGATCATGGCAACAGGAGGGATTGAAACAATCCGCATTTTATTAAGCAACAGACATCAGATTACTAGCGGTATTGGAAATCATTCAGATTGGCTGGGTAAGTGCTTCATGGACCATCCCTGCATAAAAGTGGGTATAGTAGCAACCAACAAACCCTATAAACTGCAATCTCTTTTTAATACACATGTTAAAAACGGCCTAAAATATTCTGTCCGGTTAAGTGCTTCTGAGTCATTACAGCGTCGACACCGGATATTAAATGGATCGGCCAGCATAATGTTTGACTATCCTGATGAAGAGTTTGATCCCTATGCAGAGATCAGAAGGTTTATGAAAACCCGCAGGATCACCTCTGCCAAAACAGTCGCAGGAAATATCAATAGCTATGTATTCAGTGCTTTCGCCTACACCTCGAGGCATTTTGTTTACAAGCACCGTGCGAAAGGTAACTTGGTACTCATGCTGGAACAAGAACCCGTACGTGATAGCTACATTGGTTTGTCAAAAAACATCGATCAATTTGGTATTCCACAGGCGCGCATCAATTGGTCGGTGAACCACAAAACCTGGGATACAGTGGTAACAATGTCAGCAGTACTGGGTGAAGAAATGAGCCGATTGTCGCTTGGAGAAGTACATCCGGAGCCATATATAAAGAAGGATAATCCCGATTGGGAAAACTGTCTGACGGATGTAAATCATCATATGGGCGGAGCTAGAATGAGCTCATCTGCAAATGAGGGGGTAGTCAATAAAGAACTGCAGGTATGGGGGCATGAGAACCTGTATATCTGTAGTGCAGCTGTATTTCCAACAGCTTCTCATTCCAACCCAACCCTTACCCTGCTGGCATTGGCCCATCGGTTGGTTAATAAGATTGCGTCAGGTAAGTAA
- a CDS encoding FkbM family methyltransferase, producing MSIIKTAAKQLMYLLVPKKNGFSDLKVRSGPAKGAVLRLDIRVNGSYWLGNYDQWIFDRINFAEYIKAGDVVWDCGAYVGYYTASFRKIAGEKGKVHTFEASNDNYETLKVLPTNNRWSNVYIHHMAVGPEHAELKFVNNLQGSSGPYGLGKEYRESESELNIIKVACSGVDELVYERGIDMPDFIKFDLESAEEFALHNGHRVFTEKRPTILLELHGQKTKDAAGLFFERYNYKGLLLDEMPDIKNVLRSKADFDKIEGVPHMVLCIPC from the coding sequence ATGTCCATAATTAAAACAGCTGCCAAACAGTTAATGTATTTGCTTGTGCCCAAAAAGAATGGGTTCAGTGATTTGAAAGTAAGATCCGGACCAGCCAAAGGCGCTGTGCTCAGGTTAGATATCAGAGTCAATGGATCCTATTGGCTGGGTAATTATGACCAATGGATATTTGACCGGATAAATTTTGCAGAATATATAAAGGCGGGCGATGTAGTTTGGGATTGCGGTGCTTATGTTGGCTATTATACGGCATCATTCAGGAAGATTGCAGGCGAAAAAGGCAAGGTGCATACATTCGAAGCTTCGAACGATAACTATGAAACATTAAAGGTTTTGCCAACTAACAATAGATGGTCCAATGTATATATCCATCATATGGCAGTTGGCCCGGAACATGCAGAGCTGAAATTTGTAAATAACTTGCAAGGGTCTTCAGGACCATACGGATTAGGGAAAGAATACCGGGAATCTGAATCCGAACTGAATATAATAAAGGTTGCCTGCAGCGGCGTGGACGAGCTTGTTTATGAAAGAGGGATTGATATGCCCGATTTTATAAAGTTTGATCTGGAATCGGCAGAAGAGTTCGCCTTGCATAATGGGCATCGTGTTTTCACTGAAAAAAGACCCACCATATTGCTTGAATTGCATGGTCAAAAGACCAAGGATGCAGCAGGTCTGTTTTTTGAACGGTATAATTATAAAGGATTGTTGTTGGATGAAATGCCTGATATAAAGAATGTGCTCCGCTCGAAAGCGGATTTTGATAAAATCGAAGGCGTTCCCCATATGGTACTTTGTATTCCTTGTTAA
- a CDS encoding glycosyltransferase family 4 protein gives MIKVFYTWEQSKLGENFDPGFGQIIEWDIPLLGGYEYSFVKNVSPDPGTHKFKGIVNPDLKEELTEWAPDALFVFGWSFDSHLKCLRYFHGKIPILFRGDSTLLDEQEGLKKILRRIFLKWVYRHIDIALYTGTNNKAYFEKHGLRNGQLVFAPHAIDNSRFADVDGTYSLRAKEWRAQLGFTQDDIVVLFAGKLEPKKDPGILLKLARIVKNSRLKFLLVGNGKLENDLKKEAASLENVRFLDFQNQQTMPVVYRLGDIFVLPSVGPGETWGLALNEAMASGLPVLASDKVGGAVDLIQQGQNGYIFPHGNVEQLHKHLLNISTKPALMGQHSEEIIRSWNFSAIVNSIQSTLIR, from the coding sequence ATGATTAAGGTATTTTATACATGGGAGCAGTCCAAACTTGGAGAGAACTTTGATCCGGGGTTTGGGCAAATTATAGAATGGGATATACCATTGCTTGGGGGCTATGAGTATTCCTTTGTAAAGAATGTGTCTCCCGATCCTGGAACGCATAAGTTTAAGGGAATTGTTAACCCTGACTTAAAGGAAGAATTGACGGAATGGGCCCCTGATGCATTGTTTGTATTTGGCTGGAGCTTCGATAGTCATTTAAAATGCTTAAGATATTTTCATGGCAAGATCCCCATTCTTTTTCGTGGTGATTCTACCCTATTGGATGAGCAGGAAGGTCTAAAGAAAATACTCCGGCGAATTTTCTTGAAATGGGTGTACCGCCATATAGATATTGCGTTGTATACAGGAACAAATAATAAAGCTTATTTCGAAAAGCACGGTTTGAGAAATGGCCAGCTTGTTTTTGCTCCCCATGCGATTGATAACAGCCGTTTTGCAGATGTTGATGGAACCTACTCCTTACGTGCAAAGGAATGGAGGGCCCAACTCGGATTTACGCAAGACGATATCGTTGTGTTATTTGCAGGAAAGCTGGAACCCAAAAAAGACCCTGGTATTCTTCTAAAGCTTGCCAGGATAGTAAAGAATAGCCGGTTAAAGTTTTTGTTGGTAGGAAACGGTAAGCTGGAAAATGATCTTAAGAAGGAAGCTGCCAGCCTTGAAAATGTCAGGTTCCTGGATTTTCAAAATCAGCAAACCATGCCTGTTGTCTACAGGTTGGGAGATATCTTTGTACTGCCTTCAGTTGGGCCAGGTGAAACCTGGGGCCTGGCTTTAAATGAAGCTATGGCAAGCGGTCTGCCTGTACTGGCAAGCGATAAGGTAGGCGGAGCTGTTGATCTTATCCAACAAGGGCAAAATGGTTATATCTTCCCTCATGGAAATGTTGAGCAACTTCATAAGCACCTGCTAAACATTTCCACAAAACCGGCCCTCATGGGGCAACATTCAGAAGAGATAATCCGTTCATGGAATTTTAGCGCTATAGTAAACTCTATTCAATCAACCTTAATCAGATAA
- a CDS encoding class I SAM-dependent methyltransferase, with translation MQQIDVKVYGNSGNDNVLREVPTSARTVLDIGCGRGDNARHLKERGMIVDGISISEKEILLAAPYLRNGLLHNAEQGLPADIKMNKYDVIICSHVIEHIQYPERLLEDIRSIMKPESIFIVALPNIMHYRSRWELMKGNFKYQTSGIWDNTHVKWYTFSSAIQLLSDNGFEVVKGDVTGTIPFLSLFRKISTEKSRRTFFNLLKGISKGFFGYELLYVSKIKPTA, from the coding sequence ATGCAGCAAATAGACGTTAAGGTATATGGAAACAGCGGGAATGATAATGTGTTACGCGAAGTTCCTACATCAGCGAGGACGGTTTTGGACATAGGCTGCGGCAGAGGTGACAATGCCCGGCATTTGAAAGAAAGAGGAATGATCGTAGATGGTATATCCATTTCAGAAAAGGAAATATTGCTGGCTGCCCCTTACTTAAGAAATGGTCTTCTTCATAATGCTGAGCAAGGATTACCGGCAGATATTAAAATGAATAAATACGATGTGATCATTTGCTCACATGTAATAGAACATATACAGTATCCGGAAAGGTTGCTTGAGGACATAAGATCGATAATGAAGCCTGAAAGTATTTTTATTGTGGCTTTACCCAATATCATGCATTACAGGTCAAGATGGGAGTTAATGAAAGGTAATTTTAAATATCAAACCAGTGGAATATGGGATAATACCCATGTTAAGTGGTATACCTTTAGCAGCGCTATTCAGCTATTGTCTGATAATGGCTTTGAAGTTGTTAAAGGTGATGTGACTGGCACTATCCCTTTTTTATCCCTATTCAGGAAGATATCAACGGAGAAGTCCCGCCGTACTTTCTTCAACCTACTGAAGGGTATTTCAAAAGGTTTTTTCGGGTATGAACTATTATATGTAAGTAAAATAAAACCAACTGCATAA
- a CDS encoding glycosyltransferase family 2 protein: MHPIAVILPVYNGGEYLKLSVESVLGQGFGEFEFYILDDYSTDESWSYLTSIQDKRVKLFRNEKNKGLFYNLNFLINHSAEPLIKLWSQDDIMYPECLEKTVAFHRKHPDIGFSYSERHYIDGDGAIIPVQVTDRTPEIVSTTLHSRIAFYTGSIAGNIANVTLSRDALNRVGLFREDMKISGDFDMWVRLARDHAVGFLKEPLIQLRDHKNQLSRQEKYYVFHLKEDLQVYHYLLSYVSANERIEGRRLLRDYKLLFYYTLMAKSLIKGRFRTFSHFYGLLSRFDNMGLLTVSFLRQRIFQRNRYNSPFRDNAVIIEKNT, from the coding sequence ATGCATCCTATTGCAGTAATATTGCCAGTATATAATGGGGGGGAATACCTGAAACTATCTGTTGAGTCTGTGCTCGGACAAGGCTTTGGTGAATTCGAGTTTTATATCCTGGATGATTATTCTACTGATGAAAGTTGGTCTTACCTAACCTCCATACAGGATAAGCGCGTCAAGTTGTTTCGGAATGAGAAAAATAAAGGGTTGTTCTATAACCTTAATTTTCTGATCAATCATTCTGCCGAACCCCTGATCAAACTCTGGTCGCAGGATGATATTATGTATCCGGAATGCCTGGAAAAAACGGTTGCTTTCCATCGAAAACATCCGGACATAGGATTCAGTTATTCAGAAAGACATTATATCGATGGAGATGGAGCGATCATACCTGTACAGGTAACTGACAGGACACCGGAAATTGTTTCTACTACCTTGCATAGCCGCATTGCCTTTTATACAGGCTCTATAGCGGGGAATATTGCCAATGTGACCTTGAGCAGAGACGCTTTAAACAGGGTAGGCCTTTTCAGGGAGGATATGAAGATCAGCGGTGATTTTGATATGTGGGTAAGGCTGGCGAGGGACCATGCTGTTGGTTTTCTGAAAGAGCCACTCATACAGCTCAGGGACCATAAGAACCAGTTAAGCCGGCAGGAAAAATATTACGTGTTCCATCTGAAAGAAGACCTGCAGGTTTATCATTACCTGCTTAGTTATGTAAGTGCGAATGAACGTATCGAAGGGCGTCGTTTGCTGCGGGATTACAAGTTGTTATTTTATTATACATTAATGGCGAAGTCACTGATAAAGGGTCGATTCAGGACTTTCTCTCATTTTTATGGTTTGCTTTCACGTTTTGACAATATGGGATTGCTGACAGTCAGTTTTTTACGACAACGTATTTTTCAACGTAACAGGTATAACTCTCCTTTTCGGGATAACGCGGTAATAATAGAAAAGAACACATGA